One window from the genome of Metabacillus flavus encodes:
- a CDS encoding stage V sporulation protein AA, with translation MAKTVYIRLRHRIQTAPETSLVLADLAQVIDSEEDSSLKKIDVYKVTAGDRNMVVVDVMHVIKMIRRAEPNAEIQSIGPTQTVVEIVYERKKRKLIYLILVWMLLFVGAAMAIINFHEDVSMQAVHQKLYFMLTGHRLEKPLLLQIPYSIGLGLGMILFFNHVFKKRINEEPSPLEVEMFKYQMDLDQYVAMNENKESVKKLHDH, from the coding sequence GTGGCTAAAACGGTTTACATAAGGCTGAGGCATCGGATTCAAACGGCCCCTGAGACGTCCTTAGTTTTAGCGGATTTAGCTCAGGTAATCGATTCGGAGGAAGATTCTTCATTAAAAAAAATTGATGTATATAAAGTGACGGCCGGGGACCGGAATATGGTCGTTGTGGATGTTATGCATGTCATTAAAATGATCAGAAGAGCAGAGCCGAATGCAGAAATCCAATCCATCGGCCCAACGCAAACAGTTGTGGAAATTGTTTACGAGAGAAAAAAGAGGAAGCTCATTTATTTAATTCTCGTTTGGATGCTTCTGTTTGTTGGAGCCGCAATGGCCATCATCAATTTTCACGAGGATGTGAGCATGCAGGCGGTGCATCAAAAGCTGTACTTCATGCTGACAGGCCACAGACTTGAAAAACCGCTGCTGCTCCAAATTCCTTATTCCATAGGTTTGGGACTGGGAATGATTTTATTTTTTAATCATGTGTTTAAAAAACGCATTAATGAAGAACCGAGTCCGCTTGAAGTCGAGATGTTCAAGTATCAAATGGATTTGGATCAATACGTTGCAATGAATGAAAACAAAGAAAGTGTGAAAAAACTGCATGATCATTAG
- a CDS encoding stage V sporulation protein AB, whose translation MIISMLFIIFLGLSWGFAVGAGFVAFLAVLGIIPRLSQLTKTMTFIQTYEWSVVTGAAAGGWMSLRNTVLNLPSFFSVPIGLMDGMFIGLLAAALTEVLNVLPILAKRIGIAEQILIMLMAIVLGKVCGSLYHWIFFVDQ comes from the coding sequence ATGATCATTAGCATGCTGTTCATTATTTTTTTGGGTTTATCCTGGGGCTTCGCTGTCGGAGCGGGATTTGTTGCATTTCTTGCTGTTCTTGGGATTATTCCCAGGCTGAGCCAGCTGACGAAAACAATGACCTTTATTCAAACATACGAATGGAGCGTGGTGACCGGTGCAGCAGCAGGCGGATGGATGAGCTTGAGAAATACAGTTTTGAATCTTCCCTCATTTTTCTCGGTGCCAATTGGGTTAATGGATGGAATGTTCATTGGTCTTTTGGCAGCAGCCCTTACTGAGGTGCTGAATGTACTGCCGATTCTTGCAAAACGAATTGGCATTGCTGAACAGATTCTGATCATGCTTATGGCCATCGTACTCGGTAAAGTATGCGGATCGCTCTATCATTGGATATTTTTTGTGGATCAGTAA
- a CDS encoding D-alanyl-D-alanine carboxypeptidase family protein — MKKSFSMLLIVCFLCTIAQGAFAKENSLNLAPQAKSAVLIERDTGKILYEKNSDEQLPPASMTKIMTMILIMDAFDKGNLKLSDKIRTSEYAASMGGSQIFLEPGEEMTADEMLRGIAIGSGNDASVAMAEHLGGSEDGFVELMNKKAAELGLKNTHFENTTGLPEKGHYSTAHDMAVMGKELLKYENITKYTGKYEDYLRTDTDKKFWLVNTNRLVKFYPGVDGVKTGFTNEAKYCLTATAKKGNMRVIAVVMGAETPKDRNNQVTKMLDYAFSQYETHPLYKRSEVIGVQKVSKGSDQTVNLVTSEPISLLTKKGENTKNITKEVIPKKNLAAPLKKGDVLGMLVLKKDGAVVAKSPLMAEKDIKTASWWSLFKRVMSDFTKAG, encoded by the coding sequence ATGAAAAAAAGTTTTTCCATGCTATTAATTGTTTGCTTCCTTTGTACGATTGCACAAGGAGCATTTGCAAAAGAAAACAGCCTGAATTTGGCGCCGCAGGCAAAGTCTGCTGTGCTGATTGAGCGGGATACAGGCAAAATCCTCTATGAAAAAAATAGTGATGAACAGCTTCCGCCGGCAAGTATGACGAAAATCATGACGATGATTCTTATTATGGATGCATTTGATAAGGGGAATCTGAAGCTATCGGATAAAATCAGAACAAGCGAATATGCGGCTTCCATGGGAGGATCACAAATTTTCCTTGAGCCGGGAGAAGAAATGACAGCTGATGAAATGCTTAGAGGGATTGCAATCGGTTCAGGAAATGACGCATCCGTCGCGATGGCTGAGCATCTTGGTGGTTCAGAGGATGGATTTGTTGAGCTGATGAATAAGAAAGCTGCTGAACTCGGACTGAAAAACACCCATTTTGAAAATACAACCGGCTTGCCTGAAAAAGGACATTACAGCACGGCCCATGACATGGCGGTTATGGGGAAGGAGCTTTTGAAATATGAAAATATTACAAAGTATACAGGGAAATATGAAGATTACTTAAGAACGGATACAGATAAGAAATTCTGGCTTGTCAATACGAACCGGCTTGTAAAATTCTATCCTGGAGTAGATGGGGTGAAAACCGGCTTTACGAATGAAGCGAAATATTGTCTGACAGCTACTGCGAAAAAAGGGAACATGAGAGTGATTGCCGTCGTAATGGGCGCAGAAACGCCAAAGGACCGGAACAATCAAGTAACAAAGATGCTTGATTATGCTTTCAGTCAATATGAAACCCATCCGCTCTATAAGAGAAGTGAAGTAATCGGCGTTCAAAAAGTAAGCAAAGGCAGCGATCAAACCGTAAATCTTGTGACATCTGAGCCGATCTCTCTTCTTACAAAAAAGGGAGAAAATACGAAAAACATTACAAAAGAGGTTATCCCTAAAAAGAACCTGGCTGCTCCTTTGAAAAAAGGGGATGTTCTTGGAATGCTCGTCCTGAAAAAAGACGGAGCGGTAGTAGCGAAAAGTCCGCTCATGGCCGAAAAGGATATTAAAACGGCAAGCTGGTGGTCCTTATTCAAACGGGTCATGTCGGACTTTACAAAAGCTGGCTGA
- the spoIIAA gene encoding anti-sigma F factor antagonist, with protein MSLAVELSVRESVLCIRLSGELDHHSTDELRSKVNEILEEGQVKHIILNLGNLMFMDSSGLGVILGRYKQIKQRGGEMVVCSISPSIQRLFDMSGLFKIVRLEEDEEKALQTLGVAS; from the coding sequence ATGAGTCTAGCCGTTGAACTTAGCGTTCGAGAATCTGTGCTGTGCATTCGTCTATCGGGTGAATTAGATCATCACAGTACGGACGAATTACGGTCAAAGGTGAATGAAATTTTAGAAGAGGGCCAAGTGAAACATATCATCCTGAACCTTGGAAACCTCATGTTTATGGACAGTTCGGGTCTTGGTGTCATCCTGGGCCGTTATAAGCAAATTAAGCAGCGCGGGGGAGAAATGGTTGTATGCTCCATTTCCCCGTCGATTCAGCGTCTCTTTGATATGTCGGGTCTGTTTAAAATTGTCCGTTTGGAAGAAGATGAAGAAAAAGCGCTTCAGACATTGGGGGTGGCTTCATAA
- the sigF gene encoding RNA polymerase sporulation sigma factor SigF: MDVEVKNEQKNVQLKDHEVKELILKSQQGDQQARDTIVQRNMRLVWSVVQRFLNRGYEPDDLFQIGCIGLLKSVDKFDLSYDVRFSTYAVPMIIGEIQRFIRDDGTVKVSRSLKELGNKIRRAKDELSKTLGKVPTVTEIAAHLEISPEEVVLAQEAVRAPSSIHETVYENDGDPITLLDQIADHTDSKWFDKIVLKEAIEGLDEREKLIVYLRYYKDQTQSEVAERLGISQVQVSRLEKKILSQMKSLMGG; the protein is encoded by the coding sequence ATGGATGTGGAGGTTAAGAACGAACAGAAGAACGTTCAGTTAAAAGACCACGAGGTGAAAGAGCTGATTTTAAAAAGTCAGCAGGGTGACCAGCAAGCGAGGGACACAATCGTTCAGCGCAACATGAGACTCGTCTGGTCGGTCGTCCAAAGATTTTTAAACCGCGGCTATGAGCCGGATGATCTTTTTCAGATTGGCTGCATCGGCCTTCTTAAATCAGTAGATAAATTTGATTTGTCCTACGATGTCCGGTTCTCTACGTATGCGGTGCCGATGATTATCGGTGAAATTCAGCGCTTTATACGGGATGACGGAACGGTAAAGGTCAGCCGGTCGCTTAAAGAGCTTGGAAATAAAATCAGGCGTGCAAAGGACGAATTATCCAAAACATTGGGCAAGGTGCCGACAGTCACAGAAATTGCTGCTCATCTTGAGATATCACCTGAAGAGGTTGTTTTAGCACAAGAAGCTGTCAGAGCTCCTTCCTCCATTCATGAAACAGTTTATGAAAACGATGGGGATCCCATCACATTGCTTGATCAAATAGCGGATCATACCGATTCAAAATGGTTTGATAAAATTGTCCTAAAGGAAGCGATCGAGGGCCTCGATGAAAGAGAAAAACTGATTGTGTATTTGAGGTACTATAAAGATCAGACTCAATCTGAAGTGGCAGAGAGGCTTGGGATATCACAGGTTCAAGTATCGAGACTGGAAAAGAAAATATTAAGTCAGATGAAAAGTCTGATGGGCGGATAG
- a CDS encoding pyrimidine-nucleoside phosphorylase — MRMVDLIQKKRDGYELTTEEINYLVEGYTNGDIPDYQVSAFTMAVFFQNMTAKERADLTMAMVHSGETISLKEIEGIKVDKHSTGGVGDTTTLVLGPLVAAVGVPVAKMSGRGLGHTGGTIDKLEAVPGFHTEIENDEFIRLVNKNKLAVIGQSGNLTPADKKLYSLRDVTATVNSIPLIASSIMSKKIAAGADAIVLDVKTGSGAFMKELEKSKELAQSMVEIGNEVGRRTMAVISDMSQPLGLAIGNALEIKEAIDTLNGEGPEDLQELCMTLGSYMVYLAEKASSLEEARTLLQEAIDSGKAIETFKTFLEAQGGDASVVDRPEDLPKASFITELEAKEDGYVSEIAADAVGTAAMWLGAGRATKESVIDLAVGLVLNKKIGDQVMKGESLVTIHSNQEDIKEVREKLYDSIKLSSEKVDAPKLIYATITE; from the coding sequence ATGAGAATGGTCGATTTGATTCAAAAAAAGCGCGATGGATATGAGCTCACAACAGAGGAAATCAACTATCTCGTTGAGGGATATACAAATGGGGATATTCCGGATTATCAAGTAAGCGCCTTTACGATGGCAGTGTTTTTCCAGAACATGACGGCAAAAGAACGCGCCGACTTGACAATGGCCATGGTTCATTCCGGTGAAACGATCAGTTTGAAGGAAATTGAAGGAATCAAAGTAGACAAGCACTCAACGGGCGGCGTTGGGGATACAACGACATTAGTGCTCGGCCCGCTTGTAGCAGCAGTAGGCGTGCCAGTTGCGAAAATGTCAGGAAGAGGACTTGGCCACACAGGCGGAACAATTGATAAGCTTGAAGCGGTACCCGGCTTCCATACCGAAATTGAGAATGATGAATTTATTCGTTTAGTAAACAAGAATAAGCTTGCCGTTATAGGACAGAGCGGCAATTTAACACCAGCGGATAAAAAGCTTTATTCATTAAGAGATGTTACCGCAACTGTTAATAGCATCCCGCTTATTGCGAGCTCCATCATGAGCAAAAAAATTGCTGCAGGCGCAGACGCGATCGTTCTTGATGTTAAAACAGGATCAGGGGCTTTCATGAAGGAATTGGAAAAATCCAAAGAGCTTGCTCAATCCATGGTTGAAATCGGGAATGAAGTCGGCCGCAGAACGATGGCCGTCATTTCTGATATGAGCCAGCCGCTTGGTCTTGCTATCGGAAATGCGCTGGAAATCAAAGAAGCGATTGATACGCTCAATGGAGAAGGCCCGGAGGACTTGCAGGAGCTTTGCATGACGCTCGGCAGCTACATGGTTTATCTTGCAGAAAAAGCTTCAAGCCTTGAAGAAGCGAGAACACTTCTTCAGGAAGCGATTGACAGCGGAAAAGCGATTGAAACCTTTAAAACATTCCTGGAGGCTCAAGGCGGTGATGCATCAGTCGTTGACCGCCCTGAAGACCTTCCGAAAGCGTCATTCATAACAGAGCTTGAAGCAAAAGAAGACGGATACGTCAGCGAAATCGCTGCCGATGCTGTTGGAACAGCTGCTATGTGGCTAGGTGCAGGAAGAGCAACGAAGGAATCCGTTATTGATTTGGCTGTAGGACTTGTCCTGAATAAAAAAATCGGTGATCAAGTAATGAAGGGTGAATCCCTCGTGACCATCCACAGCAATCAGGAAGATATAAAAGAAGTAAGGGAAAAGCTTTACGATAGCATCAAACTGAGCTCTGAAAAAGTCGATGCGCCAAAGCTGATCTATGCAACGATAACCGAATAA
- the spoIIAB gene encoding anti-sigma F factor: MKNQMELQFSALSQNESFARVTIAAFIAQLDPTMDELTEIKTVVSEAVTNAIIHGYNNDPSGIVYITASLEEEVVQLTIRDEGMGIHDLEEARQPLFTTKPELERSGMGFTIMENFMDDIQVESAPSLGTSVKLTKHLSKSKALVN; the protein is encoded by the coding sequence ATGAAAAATCAAATGGAGCTGCAGTTTTCAGCCCTTAGCCAAAATGAATCTTTCGCAAGAGTAACGATCGCTGCATTCATTGCCCAGCTTGATCCAACAATGGATGAGCTGACGGAAATTAAAACGGTCGTATCTGAAGCTGTTACAAATGCGATTATTCACGGCTACAACAATGATCCGAGCGGTATCGTCTATATTACGGCCTCTTTAGAGGAGGAAGTCGTCCAGCTTACCATCCGTGATGAAGGGATGGGCATTCATGATCTGGAAGAAGCAAGACAGCCTCTTTTTACAACGAAACCTGAGCTTGAACGGTCCGGAATGGGTTTTACCATAATGGAGAATTTTATGGATGATATTCAAGTGGAATCAGCCCCTTCTCTAGGGACATCGGTTAAATTGACAAAGCATTTATCGAAAAGTAAAGCTTTGGTTAATTAA
- a CDS encoding stage V sporulation protein AE, with protein sequence MKRKVILVTDGDVYAAKTIAYTAEQIGGRWISQSQGNPSLLTGKELVALILQTPYDPVFVLFDDCGMPGEGPGEKAMMYVARHPSIQVLGVIAVAAKTRQSDWARVDVCIDRDGELTGRGVDKSGIQELDDGRINGDTVYSLDRLDIPIIVGIGDIGKMARRDDVRRGAPITMKAAELILERNGIDARKSKE encoded by the coding sequence ATGAAAAGGAAGGTCATATTGGTGACAGATGGAGACGTTTACGCGGCCAAAACCATCGCCTATACAGCCGAGCAGATAGGCGGGCGCTGGATTTCGCAGTCCCAGGGAAATCCATCGTTACTTACAGGGAAAGAATTGGTCGCTTTGATCCTGCAAACACCATATGATCCGGTCTTTGTTCTATTTGATGATTGCGGAATGCCTGGTGAAGGCCCCGGGGAGAAGGCAATGATGTATGTGGCCAGGCACCCGTCCATTCAGGTGCTGGGCGTCATCGCAGTCGCTGCTAAAACGAGACAATCAGATTGGGCAAGAGTTGATGTATGTATAGACCGCGATGGGGAACTGACCGGGCGTGGAGTCGATAAAAGCGGGATTCAGGAACTGGATGACGGAAGAATTAACGGCGATACAGTCTATAGTCTGGACCGGCTCGACATTCCAATCATAGTTGGCATAGGCGACATAGGAAAAATGGCCAGAAGAGATGATGTCAGAAGAGGGGCGCCGATAACAATGAAGGCGGCTGAACTTATTTTGGAAAGGAATGGGATAGATGCCCGGAAATCTAAAGAGTGA
- the spoVAE gene encoding stage V sporulation protein AE, translated as MEYVLAFVCGGLICVVGQILLDKFKLTPAHVMSSFVVIGAILDGFGIYDNFIDFAGAGATVPITSFGHSLLHGAMEQADEHGFIGIAMGIFELTSAGISSAILFAFIVAVIFKPKG; from the coding sequence ATGGAATATGTACTCGCATTCGTTTGCGGAGGATTGATTTGTGTGGTGGGGCAAATTCTTTTGGATAAGTTCAAATTGACCCCAGCTCATGTAATGAGTTCCTTTGTTGTAATCGGGGCGATTCTCGATGGGTTTGGGATATATGATAACTTTATCGATTTTGCTGGAGCTGGAGCGACTGTGCCGATCACATCGTTCGGACATTCCCTCCTGCATGGAGCGATGGAGCAGGCGGATGAACATGGGTTTATCGGAATTGCTATGGGAATATTTGAACTGACGTCAGCGGGTATCTCATCTGCAATACTTTTCGCCTTTATCGTAGCGGTTATCTTTAAACCGAAGGGGTAG
- the spoVAD gene encoding stage V sporulation protein AD — protein MKLTGKQTWIFQNNVFVTSVGTAVGPKEAKGPLGNLFDETHDDLHCGADNWELAERKLMEQAIGHSLSKAGLNADQIDFMLAGDLLNQNVTSNYTARHMGIPFICMFGACSTSMETAALGSLLVDGGYANKVIAATSSHNATAERQFRNPTEYGGQKPDTSTSTVTGSGAMLITNEPSEIRITAATIGKVQDLGIKDANDMGSAMAPAAADTIQRHLEDMNRTPEDYDLILTGDLSGVGSPILIDLLKEEGIQISSKHQDCGLLVYRPDQNVFAGGSGCACSAVVTYGHIFNEMKAGNLNRVLVVATGALLSPTMIQQKESIPTIAHGVVFERTAGGMA, from the coding sequence ATGAAACTGACTGGAAAGCAAACCTGGATTTTTCAAAATAATGTATTTGTCACCTCCGTCGGAACGGCAGTCGGACCGAAAGAAGCGAAAGGCCCTCTTGGCAATCTTTTTGATGAAACACATGATGACCTTCATTGCGGGGCAGACAACTGGGAGCTTGCGGAGCGCAAACTGATGGAGCAGGCCATTGGCCATTCACTGAGTAAAGCAGGCTTAAATGCAGACCAGATTGACTTTATGCTTGCCGGGGATTTATTGAATCAAAATGTAACCTCAAACTATACTGCAAGGCACATGGGAATTCCATTTATTTGTATGTTCGGAGCATGCTCCACATCGATGGAGACCGCAGCACTTGGATCTTTGCTCGTCGACGGAGGATATGCTAACAAGGTGATTGCTGCAACAAGCAGTCATAATGCAACTGCTGAGCGCCAATTTAGAAATCCTACTGAATATGGCGGACAGAAGCCGGATACATCCACATCAACCGTAACCGGGTCTGGTGCCATGCTTATTACAAATGAGCCCAGTGAAATCCGGATTACAGCTGCCACTATCGGTAAAGTGCAGGATTTAGGAATAAAGGATGCGAACGACATGGGTTCTGCTATGGCACCCGCAGCAGCCGATACAATACAGCGGCATTTGGAAGACATGAACCGGACACCGGAAGATTATGATTTGATTTTAACAGGTGACTTGTCCGGAGTCGGAAGCCCGATCCTAATCGACCTCCTTAAAGAAGAAGGCATTCAGATTTCATCAAAGCATCAGGATTGCGGTCTTCTTGTGTACCGTCCTGATCAGAATGTATTTGCTGGAGGAAGCGGGTGTGCCTGCTCAGCAGTTGTTACTTACGGTCATATTTTTAATGAAATGAAGGCTGGAAATCTGAATCGTGTTCTTGTAGTCGCGACAGGAGCACTGCTAAGCCCGACAATGATTCAGCAAAAGGAATCGATTCCAACCATTGCTCACGGAGTAGTGTTTGAACGAACTGCAGGAGGGATGGCGTGA
- a CDS encoding spore germination protein, with translation MPGNLKSESPISPKLYENENYFKEYVGMGTSFDLGVRKFTIMGKGVNLYYVTGLCDSQYLMLLLTALSEINDTDQDLDKFKEIVENRLVHQQVTKVQTIQKTVTEVLSGLVAIMLEGADYALVVDVRSYPGRNPEEPDTEKVVRGARDGFVENIIVNTALIRRRVRDERLRYELIKVGERSKTDVCVAYIEDIASKDLVDLIKKELKEIQVDGITMGDKTVEEFLVKQGFNPFPMVRYTERADVAANHLVEGHVIVIVDTSPSVIITPTTLFHHVQHAEEYRQAPAIGTFLRWIRFLGILSSTFLLPFWFLFILEPSLLPKSLSFVGPNEQTNIPAVAQIFLADFGIEFLRMAAIHTPTALSTAMGLIAAVLIGQIAIDVGLFVPEVILYVSIAAIGSFTTPSYELSVANKIVRLLLLAVTAIFHVKGFIIGVTAFILYLASTKTLNTPYLWPFLPFNAAAFKQIAIRTSVPGAKLRPSIVHPQDIMRQRK, from the coding sequence ATGCCCGGAAATCTAAAGAGTGAATCGCCGATTTCACCCAAGCTTTATGAAAATGAAAACTATTTTAAAGAATACGTTGGGATGGGAACGAGCTTTGACCTGGGGGTAAGAAAATTTACCATCATGGGCAAGGGAGTCAATCTTTACTATGTAACGGGTTTATGCGACTCCCAGTATCTGATGCTTTTGCTGACGGCACTTTCTGAGATCAATGACACGGACCAGGATCTGGATAAGTTTAAGGAAATTGTTGAGAACCGCCTCGTTCATCAGCAGGTAACGAAAGTACAAACCATTCAAAAAACAGTTACAGAAGTTCTGTCTGGACTCGTTGCCATCATGCTTGAGGGCGCAGACTACGCTCTTGTAGTAGATGTTCGGAGCTATCCTGGAAGGAACCCGGAAGAACCTGATACGGAGAAGGTCGTCAGGGGAGCGAGGGACGGTTTTGTCGAGAACATAATAGTCAACACAGCTTTAATCAGAAGACGGGTGCGCGATGAGCGGCTGAGATATGAGTTAATTAAAGTTGGAGAACGCTCTAAGACGGATGTATGTGTTGCATATATAGAGGATATTGCAAGCAAAGACCTGGTTGATCTGATCAAAAAAGAATTAAAGGAGATTCAAGTAGATGGAATTACGATGGGAGATAAAACGGTTGAAGAATTTCTTGTGAAACAGGGATTCAATCCATTTCCTATGGTTCGGTATACAGAAAGAGCGGATGTGGCAGCAAATCATTTAGTAGAAGGTCATGTCATTGTGATCGTAGACACTTCTCCGAGCGTCATCATTACTCCTACCACACTCTTCCATCACGTTCAGCATGCGGAGGAATATCGCCAGGCTCCAGCAATTGGAACATTTTTGCGCTGGATTCGTTTTCTGGGCATCTTATCTTCCACATTTCTGCTGCCCTTCTGGTTTCTATTTATCCTGGAACCGTCGCTGCTCCCAAAAAGCTTATCGTTCGTAGGACCAAATGAGCAGACGAACATTCCTGCCGTTGCTCAAATTTTTTTAGCGGATTTCGGAATTGAATTCCTGCGGATGGCAGCCATCCATACTCCAACCGCTCTATCTACAGCCATGGGACTGATTGCGGCAGTACTAATCGGACAAATTGCTATTGACGTCGGATTGTTTGTCCCCGAAGTCATTTTATATGTTTCCATTGCAGCAATCGGGAGCTTCACAACACCAAGCTATGAACTTAGCGTCGCCAACAAGATTGTCCGTCTGCTGCTGCTCGCAGTAACCGCTATTTTCCATGTGAAGGGATTTATTATTGGTGTGACCGCTTTTATTTTGTACCTTGCATCAACAAAAACACTGAATACTCCTTACTTGTGGCCGTTTCTTCCATTTAACGCTGCCGCTTTTAAACAGATCGCGATTCGCACCTCTGTGCCGGGAGCGAAGCTGCGGCCAAGCATCGTTCATCCTCAGGACATCATGAGACAACGCAAATAA
- the spoVAC gene encoding stage V sporulation protein AC, whose translation MSKLKDHYSDNIKAYQPKPNYFLNCVKAFVVGGIICVIGQAISNFYMTFFNFTEDTVGNPTVATLILISAVLTGIGIYDRIGQFAGAGSAVPVTGFANSMTSAALEHKSEGLVLGVATNMFKLAGSVIVFGTVAAYIVGIIRYFFGMLIGS comes from the coding sequence ATGTCAAAGCTAAAAGATCATTATTCAGATAACATTAAAGCTTATCAGCCGAAGCCGAATTACTTTCTAAATTGTGTCAAAGCTTTTGTCGTCGGCGGGATTATTTGTGTCATAGGCCAGGCCATCAGCAATTTCTATATGACCTTTTTCAATTTCACAGAGGATACGGTCGGAAATCCTACGGTAGCAACCTTAATTCTTATTTCCGCCGTGTTAACGGGAATTGGAATCTATGACCGGATCGGCCAGTTTGCAGGTGCAGGATCTGCGGTTCCGGTTACTGGATTTGCAAACTCAATGACGAGTGCAGCCCTTGAGCATAAAAGTGAAGGATTAGTGCTTGGAGTTGCAACAAATATGTTCAAGCTTGCGGGAAGTGTCATCGTATTCGGTACAGTAGCCGCTTATATCGTAGGAATTATCCGCTATTTCTTCGGCATGCTGATAGGATCGTAA
- a CDS encoding purine-nucleoside phosphorylase codes for MNEMSTAADYIQSKIGQAPEIGLILGSGLGVLADEIEEAVKMPYEDIPGFPVSTVEGHAGQLVYGKLRGANVIAMQGRFHFYEGYDMQKVVLPVRVMKQIGIKTLIVTNAAGGINEEFEPGDLMLIRDHINNMGTNPLIGPNDKELGVRFPDLSQAYSRDLLGLAKETANELDIKIQEGVYVANTGPVYETPAEIKMLRVLGGDAVGMSTVPEVIAARHAGLNVLGISCISNMAAGILDQPLSHDEVIETTEKVKSNFLSLVKGAVEKIVEAGATA; via the coding sequence ATGAATGAAATGAGCACAGCAGCGGATTATATCCAGTCGAAAATCGGTCAGGCGCCGGAAATCGGGTTAATCCTCGGATCGGGACTTGGGGTCTTAGCAGATGAAATTGAGGAAGCGGTAAAAATGCCTTACGAGGACATACCTGGATTTCCTGTTTCCACCGTTGAAGGACATGCAGGCCAGCTTGTATATGGCAAGTTGAGAGGCGCGAACGTTATTGCCATGCAGGGCAGGTTCCACTTTTATGAAGGGTACGATATGCAAAAGGTTGTCCTGCCGGTACGTGTGATGAAGCAGATTGGAATTAAAACGCTAATCGTTACGAACGCAGCAGGCGGTATCAACGAAGAATTTGAGCCGGGCGACCTGATGCTGATCCGTGATCACATCAACAATATGGGAACCAATCCATTGATTGGCCCGAACGATAAAGAACTCGGTGTTCGTTTTCCTGACCTTTCACAGGCTTACAGCAGGGATCTGCTCGGTTTAGCAAAGGAAACGGCAAACGAGTTGGACATCAAAATCCAGGAAGGTGTTTATGTAGCCAATACTGGCCCCGTTTACGAAACTCCTGCAGAAATTAAAATGCTGAGAGTTCTGGGGGGAGATGCAGTAGGAATGTCGACCGTACCTGAAGTGATTGCGGCTCGGCATGCAGGTCTGAATGTCCTTGGCATTTCATGTATATCCAATATGGCTGCCGGAATTTTGGATCAGCCTTTATCCCATGATGAAGTAATCGAAACAACAGAGAAGGTGAAATCCAACTTCTTAAGCCTTGTAAAAGGGGCAGTTGAAAAAATTGTGGAAGCGGGTGCAACAGCATGA